Proteins from one Rosa chinensis cultivar Old Blush chromosome 7, RchiOBHm-V2, whole genome shotgun sequence genomic window:
- the LOC112179765 gene encoding protein RAE1 isoform X1, which yields MSAFMNHNPNNSFEVAQPPSDSVSSLSFSPKSNLLVSTSWDNQVRCWDIQRIGTNIAAAPKSSFSHDHPVLCSTWKDDGMAVFSGGCDRQVKMWSLMSGGHTSTVAMHDAPIKEIAWIPEMALLVTGSWDKTMKYWDLRQPNPVHTQQLPERCYALTVKHPLMVVGTADRNLIIFNLQSPQTEFKRIISPLKYQTRCVAAFPDKQGFLVGSIEGRVGVQHLDEGQDSKNFTFKCHRENNALYSVNSINFHPVHHTFSTAGSDGSISFWDKDSKQRLKAMQRFAMTGIREQKIIILLLQRPPFSSTCHRTLMLKASQDLVEEGEAGFEQLGSGCNPMTSLYMHDILLVANTVIRDQG from the exons ATGTCGGCTTTTATGAATCACAATCCGAACAATTCCTTTGAG GTCGCTCAGCCTCCAAGCGATTCTGTTTCAAGCCTCAGTTTCAGTCCCAAATCGAACCTTCTGGTCTCTACCTCCTGGGACAATCAG GTGCGATGCTGGGATATTCAAAGAATTGGAACAAATATTGCTGCTGCGCCGAAGAGCTCCTTTTCGCATGACCATCCG GTTTTGTGCTCAACATGGAAGGATGATGGGATGGCTGTATTCTCTGGAGGTTGTGACAGGCAAGTTAAGATGTGGTCTCTAATGTCTGGTGGCCATACGAGTACTGTTGCCATGCATGATGCACCCATAAAAGAGATTGCTTGGATTCCCGAGATGGCGCTCTTAGTCACAGGCAGCTGGGACAAGACTATGAA GTACTGGGATTTAAGGCAGCCAAATCCAGTGCATACCCAACAACTACCAGAACGCTGTTATGCACTAACAGTGAAACACCCTCTAATGGTTGTTGGAACAGCAGATAGAAATCTGATCATATTTAACTTGCAGAGTCCACAG ACTGAGTTCAAGAGAATCATTTCACCCCTGAAGTATCAGACAAGGTGTGTTGCTGCATTTCCTGATAAGCAAGGTTTCTTG GTTGGTTCAATTGAAGGGAGGGTTGGAGTGCAGCATCTGGATGAAGGACAAGATAGTAAAAACTTTACCTTCAAATGCCACAGAGAAAACAATGCTCTTTACTCAGTCAACTCTATAAACTTCCATCCT GTGCATCACACATTTTCTACAGCTGGTTCTGATGGTTCTATCAGTTTTTGGGATAAGGACAGCAAACAGAGACTCAAG GCCATGCAAAG GTTTGCTATGACTGGCATAAGGGAGCAGAAAATCATAATCCTTCTACTTCAAAGACCTCCATTTTCCTCCACTTGCCACAG GACGCTGATGTTAAAAGCAAGCCAAGACCTGGTGGAAGAAGGTGAAGCTGGTTTTGAACAACTTGGTAGTGGTTGCAATCCTATGACCTCTTTGTATATGCATGACATCTTACTAGTTGCTAATACAGTAATACGTGATCAAGGCTGA
- the LOC112179765 gene encoding protein RAE1 isoform X2: protein MSAFMNHNPNNSFEVAQPPSDSVSSLSFSPKSNLLVSTSWDNQVRCWDIQRIGTNIAAAPKSSFSHDHPVLCSTWKDDGMAVFSGGCDRQVKMWSLMSGGHTSTVAMHDAPIKEIAWIPEMALLVTGSWDKTMKYWDLRQPNPVHTQQLPERCYALTVKHPLMVVGTADRNLIIFNLQSPQTEFKRIISPLKYQTRCVAAFPDKQGFLVGSIEGRVGVQHLDEGQDSKNFTFKCHRENNALYSVNSINFHPVHHTFSTAGSDGSISFWDKDSKQRLKAMQRCNQPIPCSTFNNDGSIYAYSVCYDWHKGAENHNPSTSKTSIFLHLPQDADVKSKPRPGGRR from the exons ATGTCGGCTTTTATGAATCACAATCCGAACAATTCCTTTGAG GTCGCTCAGCCTCCAAGCGATTCTGTTTCAAGCCTCAGTTTCAGTCCCAAATCGAACCTTCTGGTCTCTACCTCCTGGGACAATCAG GTGCGATGCTGGGATATTCAAAGAATTGGAACAAATATTGCTGCTGCGCCGAAGAGCTCCTTTTCGCATGACCATCCG GTTTTGTGCTCAACATGGAAGGATGATGGGATGGCTGTATTCTCTGGAGGTTGTGACAGGCAAGTTAAGATGTGGTCTCTAATGTCTGGTGGCCATACGAGTACTGTTGCCATGCATGATGCACCCATAAAAGAGATTGCTTGGATTCCCGAGATGGCGCTCTTAGTCACAGGCAGCTGGGACAAGACTATGAA GTACTGGGATTTAAGGCAGCCAAATCCAGTGCATACCCAACAACTACCAGAACGCTGTTATGCACTAACAGTGAAACACCCTCTAATGGTTGTTGGAACAGCAGATAGAAATCTGATCATATTTAACTTGCAGAGTCCACAG ACTGAGTTCAAGAGAATCATTTCACCCCTGAAGTATCAGACAAGGTGTGTTGCTGCATTTCCTGATAAGCAAGGTTTCTTG GTTGGTTCAATTGAAGGGAGGGTTGGAGTGCAGCATCTGGATGAAGGACAAGATAGTAAAAACTTTACCTTCAAATGCCACAGAGAAAACAATGCTCTTTACTCAGTCAACTCTATAAACTTCCATCCT GTGCATCACACATTTTCTACAGCTGGTTCTGATGGTTCTATCAGTTTTTGGGATAAGGACAGCAAACAGAGACTCAAG GCCATGCAAAGGTGCAATCAACCCATTCCTTGCAGTACTTTCAACAATGATGGTTCCATATATGCGTACTCg GTTTGCTATGACTGGCATAAGGGAGCAGAAAATCATAATCCTTCTACTTCAAAGACCTCCATTTTCCTCCACTTGCCACAG GACGCTGATGTTAAAAGCAAGCCAAGACCTGGTGGAAGAAGGTGA
- the LOC112177327 gene encoding F-box/kelch-repeat protein At3g23880, which produces MEYLPQDLIYEIVLRLPVKGLIRFSFVSKLWKAVIYSKDFIKEHQQRRSINNSKKDFTLIRHGVQSGDFHHFYAASFSADTLEEEQQIEHPIYSLEEEYGLGLHTRIITVCHGLVLLGVLCRKATSNYVHLYVWNPVIAKHRYISQPIWPEGEDSHFTYGIGYHCDEDDLKVLVLRQTGRRPIWKIQFIVCSVATGQWKRITKLPPSNLQVNIFCYYNMVSLSDSRVAWLMADVDYMDLYHVVTFDLVKEEYNTYRVPISIRGPGAITLMELGGFLCFRHGQNIWFMKDSSWSTEPIPLNNSRPLFFDGERFLLSRFSGDHKELFWYNIKTQDHQHVTRTGDYAGSFDGATTQTAFICGGNLRFLLDGQPDLYAYFCRP; this is translated from the coding sequence ATGGAGTACCTCCCGCAAGACCTAATATATGAAATTGTGTTACGACTCCCTGTGAAGGGTCTGATccgattttcttttgtttcgaAGCTATGGAAGGCTGTGATCTACAGCAAAGACTTCATTAAAGAGCATCAGCAACGCCGCTCTATCAACAACTCCAAGAAAGATTTCACCCTCATACGCCATGGTGTTCAGTCCGGAGATTTTCATCACTTCTATGCAGCCTCCTTTTCTGCTGATACATTAGAGGAAGAACAACAAATCGAGCATCCAATATATTCCCTTGAAGAAGAGTATGGACTTGGGCTTCATACTCGTATCATTACTGTCTGCCATGGATTGGTTTTACTAGGTGTTCTGTGTAGGAAGGCTACTAGTAATTATGTGCACCTCTATGTATGGAACCCGGTGATCGCAAAGCACAGATACATATCCCAGCCCATATGGCCAGAAGGAGAAGACTCGCATTTTACGTATGGAATAGGTTATCATTGTGACGAAGATGACTTAAAGGTGTTAGTTTTGAGGCAAACTGGTAGACGGCCGATTTGGAAAATCCAGTTTATAGTTTGCAGCGTAGCAACAGGCCAATGGAAAAGGATAACAAAACTTCCACCTAGTAATCTTCAAgttaatatattttgttattataaTATGGTGTCGTTGAGCGATTCTCGTGTGGCTTGGCTGATGGCAGATGTTGATTATATGGATCTGTACCATGTTGTGACTTTTGACCTTGTGAAGGAGGAGTATAATACTTATCGGGTTCCGATTTCTATTCGTGGTCCAGGGGCTATAACGCTGATGGAACTGGGTGGCTTCCTGTGCTTTAGGCATGGTCAAAATATTTGGTTCATGAAGGATTCTTCTTGGTCGACCGAGCCTATTCCTCTGAATAATTCCAGGCCTCTATTCTTTGATGGTGAGAGGTTTCTGTTGAGCAGGTTTTCTGGTGATCATAAGGAGCTCTTTTGGTACAACATAAAGACACAAGATCATCAACATGTGACGCGAACTGGTGACTATGCTGGAAGCTTTGATGGGGCTACTACTCAGACAGCTTTCATTTGTGGAGGAAACCTCCGTTTTCTCCTCGATGGTCAACCTGATCTGTATGCCTATTTCTGTCGTCCCTAA
- the LOC112175674 gene encoding uncharacterized protein LOC112175674: MDAASMSLDSPRTPPRSRSSLMEDDAEVDAQILCLSQGLGHIVQTVEHLRRSTEARRRRLSVSPTAPPPLASPLVLELIAQQATDLDKHILHLKASLDIGILQGGVTPLTLAPLPAVRLWTSFLAVQCNMNLLGELLSRLNTGTVFVAEDGTPVVYQTVGNIEDVQLLKRLSDGGFCTPHAICRDFLTNAEFAAIHEFAAIHDLLMDRCQH; encoded by the exons aTGGACGCCGCCTCCATGTCTCTCGATTCCCCCCGCACTCCCCCACGCTCACGCTCGTCcctgatggaggatgatgctgaGGTGGACGCTCAGATTTTATGTCTGAGCCAGGGCTTGGGCCACATCGTCCAAACCGTTGAGCATCTCCGTCGGAGCACTGAAGCTCGCCGTCGTCGCCTCTCGGTCTCTCCAACTGCGCCACCACCACTCGC ATCTCCCTTGGTTCTTGAGCTAATTGCACAGCAAGCGACGGATCTGGACAAGCATATCCTTCACCTGAAGGCTTCGCTGGACATCGGCATTCTCCAAGGAGGCGTGACACCACTCACACTTGCCCCCCTTCCTGCGGTGAGGCTGTGGACCAGTTTCTTAGCTGTTCAGTGCAACATGAATTTGCTGGGCGAGCTGCTAAGCCGTCTCAACACTGGGACTGTTTTCGTTGCGGAGGACGGGACTCCAGTGGTTTACCAGACTGTTGGAAATATCGAAGATGTCCAGTTGCTGAAGAGGCTGAGTGACGGTGGCTTCTGCACTCCACATGCCATCTGCCGAGATTTTCTTACCAACGCAGAGTTTGCTGCCATCCATGAGTTTGCTGCCATCCATGACTTACTCATGGATAGGTGCCAGCACTAA